The following nucleotide sequence is from Gemmatimonadota bacterium.
TCCCACTCCCACGCTGTCGCCGAGCACGCGGTTGGCGGTGACCACGTCGGCGTGTCGGTCGCTGGCGAGGCAGCCCGCGAACGCCTCCGTGTCCAGCGCCAGTTCCTCCGCGTAGTCGTTGAATGCGTCCGCCGGGGCCGACGCGCGCAGCGCCCAGGCCTGCTGGCGCTGGAAGAGCAGATCATGATAGGGCCAGAAGGCATCCTGCTCTGCGGCGCAGCGGGCTGCACGCGCCGCCACGAAGCCGTGACGATGCCCGTCGTTGCGGGCGGCGCGCAGGTCCAGGGGGTAGTCGTGATAGGTCAAGCGCACCCTACCCGCCGGGATGAGCTCGGCCTTGAGCCCTGGCTCGACCCGCTCGTTGAAGACCTTGCAGGCGGGACAGGTGAAGTCGCTGAACACGATCACCTGCACGGTGGCGTCCGCCGGGCCCAGATCCACGCCCTGGGCGGCCGTCATCAGGGCCTCCGCATCCGGGAAGTCGAGGCCACGCACACCGGCGGTCGCCCCGGCAGCACCTCCGCCAAGCACCGACCATCCCAC
It contains:
- a CDS encoding thioredoxin domain-containing protein, which produces MVERGRQRRSGTGGTPRSFYLGLAALAIAGVAWVGWSVLGGGAAGATAGVRGLDFPDAEALMTAAQGVDLGPADATVQVIVFSDFTCPACKVFNERVEPGLKAELIPAGRVRLTYHDYPLDLRAARNDGHRHGFVAARAARCAAEQDAFWPYHDLLFQRQQAWALRASAPADAFNDYAEELALDTEAFAGCLASDRHADVVTANRVLGDSVGVGSTPTVLVAGKPLAEWSSYEALKEMVEAELARR